In Duganella zoogloeoides, a single genomic region encodes these proteins:
- a CDS encoding acetate/propionate family kinase produces MNSTDSIVVINAGSSSIKFSLYDGAALELAMRGKIENLYAGVTRFVAQDAAGAVIDEHRWSGGAIDHAAGMRFLIDFAQSHLAGRRVVAVGHRIVHGGVDYSGPQLLDAGVLAQLDTLVPLAPLHLPHNLAPVRSMFAMAPQVPQVGCFDTAFHTGQPAAAQAFALPARITDLGIRRYGFHGLSYEYIAATLPQADPHLANAKVVAAHLGNGASMCAMRGGCSVASTMGFTAVDGLPMGTRCGALDPGVVLYLIEELGMDVAAVQKLLYQESGLLGVSGLSSDMRTLEQSGDPRAQAAIALLVYRIGRELGSLAAALGGLDALVFSGGIGENSTALRAAVCRDAAWLGVQLDAAANHRSGDGVRRVSTAGSRVPVWVVPANEELMIARHTLDILEQQ; encoded by the coding sequence ATGAATTCCACGGACAGCATCGTCGTCATCAACGCCGGCTCGTCGAGCATCAAGTTCTCGCTCTACGATGGCGCCGCGCTCGAACTGGCCATGCGCGGCAAGATCGAGAACCTGTACGCGGGCGTGACCCGTTTCGTGGCGCAGGACGCCGCCGGCGCCGTCATCGACGAACACCGCTGGAGCGGCGGCGCGATCGACCACGCGGCGGGCATGCGCTTCCTGATCGACTTCGCGCAGTCGCACCTGGCCGGGCGGCGCGTGGTGGCCGTGGGTCACCGCATCGTCCACGGCGGTGTCGATTACAGCGGGCCGCAACTGCTGGACGCCGGCGTACTGGCGCAGCTCGATACCCTGGTGCCGCTGGCGCCGCTGCACCTGCCACACAACCTGGCCCCGGTACGCTCGATGTTCGCCATGGCGCCGCAGGTTCCGCAAGTGGGCTGCTTCGACACCGCCTTCCACACCGGCCAGCCGGCCGCAGCGCAGGCGTTTGCGCTGCCGGCCCGCATCACCGACCTCGGTATTCGCCGTTACGGCTTCCACGGCCTGTCGTACGAATACATTGCCGCCACGCTGCCGCAGGCCGATCCGCACCTGGCCAACGCCAAGGTGGTGGCCGCGCACCTGGGCAACGGCGCCAGCATGTGCGCCATGCGCGGCGGGTGCAGCGTGGCCAGCACCATGGGTTTTACCGCCGTCGATGGCCTGCCGATGGGCACGCGCTGCGGCGCGCTTGATCCCGGCGTGGTGCTTTACCTGATCGAAGAATTGGGCATGGATGTGGCGGCGGTACAAAAACTGCTGTACCAGGAGTCGGGCTTGCTGGGTGTGTCCGGCCTGTCGTCGGACATGCGCACGCTGGAACAAAGCGGCGATCCGCGCGCACAGGCGGCCATCGCGCTGCTGGTCTACCGCATCGGGCGCGAGCTCGGTTCGCTGGCCGCCGCCCTGGGCGGCCTCGACGCGCTGGTGTTCTCGGGCGGCATCGGCGAGAACAGCACGGCGCTACGCGCAGCGGTCTGCCGCGATGCTGCCTGGCTCGGCGTGCAGCTCGACGCCGCCGCCAACCACCGCAGTGGCGACGGCGTACGCCGCGTCAGCACCGCCGGCAGTCGCGTGCCCGTGTGGGTGGTGCCCGCCAACGAGGAACTGATGATCGCCCGCCACACCCTTGACATCCTGGAGCAGCAATGA
- a CDS encoding phosphate acetyltransferase: protein MTVTQIPHPNYDRLIDAARKSGHVTVAVAHPCDRSALEGVLDATRLGLIAPILVGPAARIRQVADEAGLDIAGLPIEDTPHSHASAARAVELVHEGRAAVLMKGSLHTDELMGAVVATATGLRTARRLSHCFVMDVPGRSDPLIITDAAVNIVPTLTDKVDIVQNAIDLAHVLRFDPVLVAILAAVETVSAKMPSTIDAAALCKMADRGQITGAILDGPLAMDNAIDPHAAAIKHLVSPVAGRANVLVAPDLEAGNMLAKSLSFMAGAAAAGIVLGARVPIVLTSRADTVSARLASCAVAVLVAHDRLRSANVVA from the coding sequence ATGACTGTTACGCAAATTCCTCATCCGAACTACGACCGCCTGATCGACGCCGCCCGCAAATCGGGCCACGTCACGGTCGCCGTGGCCCACCCGTGCGACCGCAGCGCGCTCGAAGGCGTGCTCGACGCCACCCGGCTCGGGCTGATCGCACCGATCCTGGTCGGACCTGCGGCGCGCATCCGCCAGGTGGCCGACGAGGCTGGCCTCGACATCGCCGGCCTGCCCATCGAAGACACGCCGCACAGCCACGCCTCGGCCGCGCGCGCGGTGGAGCTGGTGCACGAGGGCCGCGCGGCCGTGCTCATGAAAGGCAGCCTGCACACCGACGAATTGATGGGCGCCGTGGTGGCCACGGCCACCGGCCTGCGCACGGCGCGCCGATTGAGCCACTGCTTCGTCATGGACGTACCGGGCCGGTCCGACCCGCTGATCATCACCGACGCCGCCGTCAACATCGTGCCCACGCTGACCGACAAGGTCGATATCGTGCAGAACGCCATCGACCTGGCCCACGTGCTGCGCTTCGACCCGGTACTGGTCGCCATCCTGGCGGCGGTGGAGACGGTCAGCGCCAAGATGCCTTCGACCATCGACGCTGCCGCGCTGTGCAAGATGGCCGACCGCGGCCAGATCACCGGCGCCATCCTCGACGGCCCGCTGGCCATGGACAACGCCATCGACCCGCACGCCGCCGCCATCAAGCACCTGGTCTCGCCGGTGGCGGGGCGGGCCAACGTGCTGGTCGCACCCGACCTGGAAGCCGGCAACATGCTGGCCAAGAGCCTGAGCTTCATGGCGGGCGCGGCGGCCGCCGGCATCGTCCTGGGCGCGCGCGTGCCGATCGTGCTCACCAGCCGCGCCGACACGGTGTCCGCGCGCCTGGCCTCGTGCGCGGTGGCGGTGCTGGTGGCCCACGACCGGCTGCGCAGCGCCAACGTGGTGGCCTGA